One genomic segment of uncultured Desulfobacter sp. includes these proteins:
- the xerD gene encoding site-specific tyrosine recombinase XerD, translated as MHEFVDAYMDYLTIEKGLSANSITAYGADLASYINYLSDNGIEDLGNADTTAVLGWLVYLTRQGLSAKSRARHLISIRGFYKYLTTEKLISTNPLKDIDIPKTGRHLPGVISVNEVEALLNACDVTTPKGQRNLAMMEIMYGAGLRVSELVFLKVVDVNLDAGLVRVMGKGAKERIVPIGSKAKDAARLWLDQGRPKELKQLSSDFLFIARAGKPMTRQAFWKIIKKYALAAGIARPVSPHTLRHSFATHLIEGGADLRSVQTMLGHSDISTTQIYTHISRDYLIKMHHEYHPRK; from the coding sequence ATGCATGAATTTGTAGATGCTTATATGGATTATCTGACCATAGAAAAAGGGCTTTCGGCCAACAGCATTACAGCCTATGGGGCAGACCTGGCCTCATATATCAATTACCTGTCTGACAACGGGATTGAAGATCTTGGCAATGCCGACACCACAGCCGTTCTTGGATGGCTGGTTTATCTCACCCGCCAGGGCCTGTCAGCCAAATCCAGGGCCAGGCACCTGATTTCCATCAGGGGATTTTATAAATACCTGACAACAGAGAAACTGATATCGACCAATCCCTTAAAAGATATTGATATTCCCAAAACCGGCCGGCATCTGCCGGGTGTTATCTCCGTCAATGAGGTGGAAGCGCTTTTGAACGCCTGTGACGTCACAACACCCAAGGGGCAAAGAAATCTTGCCATGATGGAAATTATGTACGGGGCCGGACTTCGGGTCTCAGAACTGGTATTTTTAAAAGTGGTCGACGTGAATCTGGACGCAGGTCTTGTCAGGGTCATGGGCAAAGGCGCCAAAGAGAGAATTGTACCCATTGGTTCAAAAGCCAAAGACGCGGCAAGGCTCTGGCTGGATCAGGGGCGTCCCAAGGAATTAAAGCAGCTATCAAGTGACTTTCTGTTTATTGCAAGGGCAGGTAAACCCATGACCCGCCAGGCATTCTGGAAAATTATAAAAAAATATGCGCTTGCTGCCGGCATTGCCCGGCCTGTTTCCCCCCATACCCTGCGGCACTCCTTTGCCACCCACCTGATAGAAGGCGGGGCAGACTTGCGGTCGGTCCAGACCATGCTTGGCCATTCCGATATTTCAACCACCCAGATTTATACCCATATTTCACGCGATTACCTAATTAAAATGCATCATGAATATCATCCCAGAAAGTAA
- a CDS encoding phospholipase D family protein: MSNIKMISNSDGAHLDELKKLFQSHSDKVVIVSPFLAKNIQDLLSEFSFKKTQEIELITSLKPSDPEQLTKPGTLKQFFDYFKNTYPNINVKIHIDNQLHGKIYITIKGTTYSMILGSANFTRNGLSNNHEWSVKIADDVLIENIVEDIFSSIEYPDVTYHQISKACLFAEQYEKQHPEWIKKPNVHSDILKAIYSVENDKNPNPQYFLKPIGHSESPVLLKEQRNFSDLHQNLHFSKKKPKGVKKGDIVITTAVGPGSLLSYFKVTGGLHQVKQNEIDKEPWKARWPWYMEGRNLSTQFGKEWWMHNIRRQDALNEYLNKFPDIPVTYAGGFTLGTINRGNDKVKITKEFGEFLISKINRCINKA; the protein is encoded by the coding sequence ATGTCAAATATAAAAATGATTTCTAACTCGGATGGTGCTCATCTTGATGAATTGAAAAAGTTGTTCCAATCTCATTCAGACAAGGTGGTCATTGTTTCTCCATTTCTTGCAAAAAATATTCAGGATCTATTATCGGAATTTTCTTTTAAAAAAACTCAAGAGATTGAGCTAATAACATCATTGAAGCCTTCCGATCCAGAGCAACTTACAAAACCAGGGACATTGAAACAATTTTTCGATTATTTTAAAAACACATATCCCAACATTAACGTAAAAATACATATTGATAATCAACTTCATGGGAAAATTTATATAACCATCAAAGGCACAACATATTCAATGATACTGGGTTCCGCTAATTTTACCCGTAATGGTTTATCCAACAATCATGAGTGGAGCGTTAAAATAGCCGACGATGTTCTGATTGAAAATATAGTTGAAGACATCTTTAGCTCCATTGAATATCCGGACGTTACGTATCATCAGATTAGTAAAGCATGTCTATTTGCTGAACAATATGAAAAACAACATCCGGAATGGATTAAAAAACCGAATGTGCATAGTGATATACTGAAGGCCATTTATTCTGTGGAAAATGATAAGAATCCAAATCCTCAATATTTTCTTAAACCTATAGGTCATAGCGAATCCCCAGTTTTATTGAAGGAACAACGTAATTTTTCAGACCTTCATCAAAATTTACATTTTTCAAAAAAAAAGCCAAAAGGAGTAAAAAAGGGCGATATTGTTATCACAACAGCAGTCGGCCCTGGATCTCTTCTTTCATATTTCAAGGTTACTGGGGGACTGCATCAAGTTAAACAAAATGAAATCGACAAAGAACCATGGAAAGCGCGTTGGCCTTGGTATATGGAAGGCCGTAATCTGTCCACACAATTTGGGAAAGAATGGTGGATGCATAATATTAGACGTCAAGATGCGCTGAATGAATATTTGAATAAATTCCCTGACATACCAGTTACATATGCTGGAGGTTTTACATTGGGAACTATAAATAGAGGTAATGACAAGGTGAAAATCACAAAAGAATTTGGTGAATTTCTAATATCCAAAATAAATCGCTGTATAAATAAAGCATAG
- a CDS encoding toll/interleukin-1 receptor domain-containing protein, with the protein MPSKEIFISHAAGNKKIADLLVDLMETGIGIPDSKIFCSSLEGIGIPSGKNFVQFIKEQISNPKVVILLLTSEYFKSIFCQCELGASWVLSHNIIPLLVPPLNYEDMKAVLTGIQARKIYDKSALSEIRDELIDLLDIKGKSSVKWEVKRKKFLQEFEQYLKSYTPIAPISQDKFDKIQKDYEKATQEMEAMEDEIERKNKIIEKLKLAKDTKEANKILIESLDLPEQFEQLIKNVEKAFRKIPPIVCEGLFYHSRGEMLMWPRNDRDKKDQIQEAVVEEYFEAWGEDGLEINENDPKTMNAIETLKELEKFINDITSSDEPIDEHEAFIEFYTVKHEHQLKFISKQFWDTHFL; encoded by the coding sequence GTGCCCTCTAAAGAAATCTTCATAAGTCACGCCGCAGGCAACAAAAAAATTGCCGATCTGTTAGTTGATCTAATGGAAACAGGAATAGGTATTCCAGACTCAAAAATATTTTGTTCTTCACTGGAAGGGATCGGTATCCCAAGCGGGAAAAATTTTGTTCAATTCATCAAAGAACAGATAAGCAACCCAAAGGTTGTAATTTTGCTTCTAACCTCTGAATATTTTAAAAGCATCTTTTGCCAATGTGAATTAGGTGCATCTTGGGTCCTCTCTCACAATATTATTCCATTATTGGTCCCACCGTTAAACTATGAGGATATGAAAGCTGTTCTGACAGGAATACAGGCCCGAAAAATTTATGATAAAAGCGCTTTAAGTGAAATTCGAGATGAACTAATTGATTTGTTAGATATAAAAGGTAAATCATCAGTAAAATGGGAAGTGAAACGCAAAAAATTCTTACAGGAATTTGAGCAATATTTAAAATCATACACGCCTATAGCCCCTATATCTCAAGATAAATTCGATAAAATCCAGAAAGACTATGAAAAAGCCACTCAAGAAATGGAAGCAATGGAAGATGAAATTGAGAGAAAAAACAAGATCATCGAAAAGTTAAAACTGGCTAAAGATACCAAGGAAGCTAACAAAATATTAATAGAATCCTTAGATCTGCCAGAACAATTTGAACAGCTAATAAAAAATGTCGAAAAAGCATTTCGAAAGATACCACCTATTGTTTGTGAAGGTCTATTCTATCATTCCAGAGGTGAAATGTTAATGTGGCCAAGGAACGATAGAGACAAAAAGGATCAAATACAAGAAGCCGTAGTAGAAGAATATTTTGAAGCTTGGGGAGAAGACGGTCTAGAAATTAATGAAAACGATCCCAAAACAATGAATGCAATTGAAACTCTCAAAGAACTTGAAAAATTTATAAATGATATAACTTCATCTGATGAACCTATTGACGAACATGAAGCCTTTATTGAGTTCTATACAGTTAAGCACGAACATCAATTAAAATTCATATCCAAACAATTTTGGGATACTCATTTTTTATAA
- a CDS encoding SUMF1/EgtB/PvdO family nonheme iron enzyme: MANVSITLSGITEALENLNYRPGSVKDKAIRAISAYYVSEDSIQHILSIDGESIIRQIWDVGDDPAKIKSKRRNFSSLKSSINADLKKLSTNGLNPEDITLTESNVFDMTEDAKSSLLQSFSDAVKTDEFDLTKAADVLNAVAEFLDKIKSPDIENESTDIIKEIKKVLDRLAAGIFDGREGTGRDGDGALEGDVEIEEIDKDVEIENVDEDLLDEQLEEIDDDVEIEETNDDELEEVEEIDEDQQIEDIEVDGDEEREEVDKGLLDGQLEEIDDDVEIEETNDDELEEVEEIDEDQQIEDIEVDGDEEREEVDKGLLDGQLEEIDDDVEIEEINDDELEEVEEIDEDQQIEDIEVDGDEEREEVDKGLLDGQLEEIDDDVEIEEINDDELEEVEEIDEDQQIEDIEVDGDEEREEVDKDLLDGQLEEIDDDVEIEEINDDELEEVEEIDEDQQIEDIEVDGDEEREEVDKGLLDGQLEEIDDDVEIEEINDDELEEVEEIDEDQQVEDIEVDGDEEREEVDRGLLDGQLEEIDDDVEIEETNDDELEEVEEIDEDQQIEDIEVDGGEELEAIDDDVEIEETNDDELEEVEEIDEDQQIEDIELDEDEDLEELEEIDEDTEIEDVELDDDESLDEIEDIELDEDQELEEVDLGEDEDLEELDELDEEELKALEEFRNARELAEHFDDFLGEREKKFNAYIIIPAGTYTIGTEKSLKSSLALQPFDMPKVYMGKYPVTNALFEIFIEQTGYVTTAERKGVGTVYHSRFKKQGEKVTWSKQAGSSIVKGACWYQPSGPGSTLYGKRNHPVVQISVDDAFAYASWIGRRLPTEAEWEAAARTDMALKYPWSNQFDPDALNIESSGLADTNPVDDYDHAANIFGITDMLGNVMEWTADTQSPPFATRKAQLFNVAKGGAWNAKDSVTISSRGLFPPDTTANIIGFRCISELFQ; encoded by the coding sequence TTGGCCAATGTATCCATCACCCTGTCCGGCATTACCGAGGCATTAGAAAATCTTAACTACCGCCCCGGCTCTGTCAAGGATAAGGCTATTCGAGCCATATCTGCCTATTATGTATCCGAAGATAGTATTCAGCATATTTTGTCCATTGATGGGGAGAGTATTATCCGTCAAATTTGGGACGTCGGGGATGATCCTGCAAAAATAAAATCCAAAAGAAGAAATTTTTCCAGTCTTAAATCGTCCATCAATGCCGACTTGAAAAAATTGTCCACAAACGGCCTTAATCCTGAGGACATAACGCTGACCGAGTCAAATGTTTTTGATATGACGGAGGATGCTAAAAGCAGCCTTTTACAATCTTTCAGCGATGCCGTAAAAACCGATGAATTTGATCTTACCAAAGCGGCTGATGTGCTTAACGCTGTGGCTGAGTTTTTGGATAAAATTAAGTCTCCTGATATCGAGAATGAGTCAACAGATATCATAAAAGAAATTAAGAAGGTGCTGGATCGGCTTGCCGCGGGAATTTTCGATGGCCGCGAAGGAACAGGCCGTGATGGTGACGGCGCCCTTGAAGGTGACGTTGAGATTGAAGAAATTGATAAAGATGTTGAAATTGAAAATGTGGACGAAGACCTCCTCGATGAACAGCTTGAAGAGATTGATGATGATGTTGAAATAGAAGAGACCAACGATGACGAACTTGAAGAAGTCGAAGAGATAGATGAAGACCAGCAGATCGAAGATATCGAAGTCGATGGGGACGAAGAACGTGAAGAGGTGGACAAAGGCCTCCTTGACGGGCAGCTTGAAGAGATTGATGATGATGTTGAAATAGAAGAAACCAACGATGACGAACTTGAAGAAGTCGAAGAGATAGATGAAGACCAGCAGATCGAAGATATCGAAGTCGATGGGGACGAAGAACGTGAAGAGGTGGACAAAGGCCTCCTTGACGGGCAGCTTGAAGAGATTGATGATGATGTTGAAATAGAAGAGATCAACGATGACGAACTTGAAGAAGTCGAAGAGATAGATGAAGACCAGCAGATCGAAGATATCGAAGTCGATGGGGACGAAGAACGTGAAGAGGTGGACAAAGGCCTCCTTGACGGGCAGCTTGAAGAGATTGATGATGATGTTGAAATAGAAGAGATCAACGATGACGAACTTGAAGAAGTCGAAGAGATAGATGAAGACCAGCAGATCGAAGATATCGAAGTCGATGGGGACGAAGAACGTGAAGAGGTGGACAAAGACCTCCTTGACGGGCAGCTTGAAGAGATTGATGATGATGTTGAAATAGAAGAGATCAACGATGACGAACTTGAAGAAGTCGAAGAGATAGATGAAGACCAGCAGATCGAAGATATCGAAGTCGATGGGGACGAAGAACGTGAAGAGGTGGACAAAGGCCTCCTTGACGGGCAGCTTGAAGAGATTGATGATGATGTTGAAATAGAAGAGATCAACGATGACGAACTTGAAGAAGTCGAAGAGATAGATGAAGACCAGCAGGTCGAAGATATCGAAGTCGATGGGGACGAAGAACGTGAAGAGGTGGACAGAGGCCTCCTTGACGGGCAGCTTGAAGAGATTGATGATGATGTTGAAATAGAAGAGACCAACGATGACGAACTTGAAGAAGTCGAAGAGATAGATGAAGACCAGCAGATAGAAGATATCGAAGTCGATGGGGGCGAAGAACTTGAAGCGATTGATGATGATGTTGAAATAGAAGAAACCAACGATGACGAACTTGAAGAAGTTGAAGAGATAGATGAAGACCAGCAGATCGAAGATATCGAACTTGACGAGGATGAAGATCTTGAAGAGCTGGAAGAAATTGATGAGGATACGGAAATAGAAGATGTTGAGCTGGATGATGATGAGTCCCTTGACGAAATAGAAGACATAGAGCTTGACGAGGATCAGGAGTTAGAAGAAGTAGATTTAGGTGAAGACGAGGATTTAGAAGAGCTTGACGAACTTGATGAAGAGGAACTCAAAGCCCTTGAGGAGTTTAGAAATGCCCGGGAGCTTGCCGAACACTTTGATGATTTTCTGGGAGAGCGTGAAAAAAAATTTAATGCTTATATCATTATCCCGGCAGGCACTTACACCATTGGCACGGAAAAATCCTTGAAATCCAGCCTGGCATTACAGCCTTTTGACATGCCCAAGGTGTATATGGGCAAATATCCGGTGACAAATGCTTTATTTGAAATTTTTATTGAACAGACCGGATATGTCACCACAGCTGAAAGAAAGGGGGTTGGAACGGTTTACCATTCCCGGTTTAAAAAACAAGGGGAAAAAGTGACCTGGAGCAAACAGGCCGGGTCTTCCATTGTCAAAGGAGCCTGCTGGTACCAGCCGTCAGGCCCTGGCTCCACACTTTACGGTAAAAGAAACCATCCCGTGGTTCAAATCAGTGTTGATGATGCCTTTGCCTATGCCTCCTGGATTGGTCGGCGTCTGCCCACAGAAGCCGAGTGGGAAGCTGCTGCCCGCACAGACATGGCTTTAAAATATCCATGGAGCAATCAATTTGATCCAGACGCATTGAATATTGAATCTTCAGGCCTTGCCGATACCAATCCCGTGGACGACTATGACCACGCTGCCAATATTTTTGGCATAACTGATATGCTGGGCAATGTCATGGAATGGACAGCAGACACCCAGTCCCCTCCTTTTGCCACTCGTAAAGCTCAGTTATTCAATGTGGCCAAAGGCGGGGCCTGGAATGCCAAGGACTCCGTCACCATCAGTTCCCGGGGCCTGTTCCCTCCAGATACCACTGCCAACATTATCGGCTTTCGGTGTATCTCCGAACTTTTCCAGTGA
- a CDS encoding ParA family protein encodes MRNVLTISGLKGGTGKSTTALNLSASVALYGKKVLLVDCDPQASVSQWHKMDSKGNDHDLAQVLAGRIRIPDAVSGTDIDGLYILPAGFGLFSMSLKLTRRMDNEKLLRLVIDEIKNDYDLIVLDAPSSCGYLSIAALTAAKWLAAVVIPDEDWVSDFHSLIRIVRYIRQSHSIPLGIAGILFNRCNSEKQMENRADPAVFEQIRPLIYKTMIPYDEILDKEQSFLSPLSLHDIKGQASQAYLGMAREIICAFNLK; translated from the coding sequence ATGAGAAATGTATTGACTATTTCAGGGCTGAAGGGCGGTACCGGCAAAAGCACCACAGCCCTTAATCTATCCGCTTCTGTGGCACTCTATGGAAAAAAAGTGCTGCTGGTTGACTGCGACCCCCAGGCAAGTGTATCCCAATGGCATAAGATGGATTCAAAGGGGAATGATCATGACCTTGCACAGGTGCTGGCCGGCAGAATAAGGATTCCTGATGCCGTATCTGGAACCGATATTGACGGACTGTATATCCTGCCGGCCGGTTTCGGTCTTTTTTCCATGTCCCTTAAGCTTACCAGGCGTATGGACAACGAAAAGCTTCTTCGTCTTGTTATTGATGAAATCAAGAATGATTACGACCTAATTGTTCTTGATGCGCCTTCATCCTGTGGCTATCTGAGCATCGCCGCTTTGACGGCCGCAAAATGGCTTGCGGCGGTGGTCATCCCGGATGAAGACTGGGTCAGTGATTTTCATTCACTGATTAGAATTGTCCGGTACATACGCCAATCCCACAGCATACCGTTAGGCATTGCAGGTATACTGTTCAACAGATGTAACAGTGAAAAACAGATGGAAAATCGTGCGGATCCCGCAGTGTTTGAACAGATTCGTCCCCTGATATATAAAACCATGATTCCGTACGATGAAATACTTGACAAGGAACAATCCTTCCTTAGTCCGCTGTCTTTGCACGATATTAAAGGACAGGCTTCCCAGGCTTATCTTGGAATGGCCCGGGAAATTATCTGTGCATTTAATTTAAAATGA
- a CDS encoding DNA topoisomerase I: protein MPGGNSTKRESVRKQLDEILIKEITALLDVDSNMALMSFNLATIACIIISVDREREIKEYADSPPERFNRKTFTSELVDIGLDQDDYLDNAISTVLGSGYITVLSNGEFKTEMPAFMMVGFLDSMFPGMQGLNLIAFILQINDEVNSGRKSLDLAKQSFETTLKTRGVSVTKDRAQERATEIVQGVNKTVSVQSKQILARLKKEKLNKLSQLMKSRKQRTGGYQEKVKIKNLFDKEPSPEKLEAEKQKAREDEKAALKAAELEKKLAEKEKKIKEAEIVAQRFAEQLKIIEAKEKAAEEARAQTIAAKKKAEALAAREKEMAEKEARLIALEKKLKHKEEASKEETEAKELAEKPTEQTKDQDDIESRIADFERTLAMPCPLCSNGRVEEKTTDKGKIFYSCDQKDCRFVSWDKPYHFECPLCKNPYLIEFITLSGAPGLKCPRVSCTYSQDNLLAPVQHMAATAAPPKKKKKLVRRVKRRR, encoded by the coding sequence ATGCCGGGGGGCAATAGCACCAAGCGAGAGTCTGTCAGGAAACAATTGGATGAAATTTTAATCAAGGAGATTACCGCTCTTCTTGATGTAGATTCCAATATGGCACTGATGTCTTTTAACCTTGCCACCATTGCCTGTATCATCATCAGCGTGGATCGGGAACGTGAAATCAAGGAGTATGCAGACTCTCCTCCGGAACGTTTCAACCGCAAAACCTTTACGTCTGAACTTGTGGATATCGGACTCGATCAGGACGATTACCTTGACAATGCCATATCAACCGTCCTGGGGTCCGGGTACATTACAGTCCTTTCTAATGGCGAGTTTAAAACAGAAATGCCTGCTTTTATGATGGTCGGTTTTTTAGATTCCATGTTTCCGGGCATGCAGGGCCTTAACCTGATTGCTTTTATCCTTCAAATAAATGACGAGGTTAATTCCGGCCGAAAAAGCCTTGACCTTGCAAAACAAAGTTTTGAAACAACGCTTAAAACCCGTGGCGTTTCGGTGACAAAAGACCGCGCACAGGAGCGGGCAACTGAAATAGTCCAAGGGGTTAACAAGACCGTCTCTGTGCAGTCCAAACAAATTTTAGCCCGGTTGAAGAAGGAAAAACTCAACAAGCTATCCCAGCTTATGAAATCCAGAAAACAGCGAACTGGCGGCTATCAGGAAAAAGTCAAAATTAAAAATCTTTTTGACAAAGAGCCAAGCCCTGAAAAACTTGAGGCTGAAAAACAAAAAGCCAGGGAAGATGAAAAAGCAGCCCTGAAAGCCGCAGAACTGGAAAAAAAGTTAGCAGAAAAAGAGAAAAAAATAAAAGAAGCTGAGATCGTTGCACAGAGGTTTGCAGAACAGCTTAAAATTATTGAAGCAAAAGAAAAAGCTGCAGAAGAGGCCCGTGCTCAAACGATCGCTGCCAAAAAAAAAGCTGAAGCCCTTGCTGCAAGGGAAAAGGAAATGGCTGAAAAAGAAGCCAGACTTATAGCACTTGAAAAAAAATTAAAACACAAAGAAGAAGCGTCAAAAGAGGAAACCGAAGCAAAAGAACTTGCAGAAAAACCAACAGAACAGACAAAAGACCAAGATGATATTGAATCCAGAATCGCAGACTTTGAGCGGACCCTGGCCATGCCCTGTCCTTTGTGCAGTAACGGCAGGGTTGAAGAAAAAACCACGGACAAAGGAAAGATTTTTTATTCCTGCGATCAGAAGGATTGCCGGTTTGTCTCTTGGGATAAACCCTATCATTTTGAATGTCCATTGTGTAAAAATCCTTATTTAATCGAATTCATCACATTGTCAGGCGCCCCGGGACTTAAATGCCCCAGGGTTTCATGCACCTATTCCCAGGACAACCTGCTGGCACCAGTTCAGCACATGGCCGCAACAGCAGCACCTCCCAAAAAAAAGAAAAAGCTGGTCAGGCGCGTTAAACGACGGCGATAA
- a CDS encoding type II secretion system protein N, whose product MKPIFYIILLGLIILVAFQVYALVNPVIDKPKAQLSSNNPKTDYTQPQSKPNRFDPFKRNKVIEKVTWRNLFRVDVGGKNNKAPEPVNLNLEKTSLKLTLWGTVTGQKREDGWAVIQDIKTKQQDLYRVDDKVQGATIKSILRNKVILTVNGKDQILEVDAEPSPLIGNKRRPSGRPFRPPPPRQDYRPGQKEVEDMLNAASKSNQLFKTRPYTKDGEASGVMIYSIKRDSVARLLGLRNGDIIQAVNDVEIKDSQDFEDFEDSIEGHSDMTISILRRGKPKELVFSEQDSAYSINDVEQ is encoded by the coding sequence ATGAAGCCAATATTTTACATAATTTTATTAGGTCTAATCATACTGGTAGCATTCCAGGTATATGCCTTGGTCAATCCGGTTATTGATAAACCAAAGGCACAACTATCCTCAAATAATCCAAAAACAGACTATACCCAACCACAATCAAAACCTAATCGCTTTGACCCTTTCAAACGAAATAAAGTTATCGAAAAAGTTACCTGGCGAAACCTTTTCAGGGTAGATGTAGGTGGTAAAAACAACAAGGCACCAGAACCCGTGAATCTGAACCTTGAAAAGACCAGCCTGAAACTGACTCTTTGGGGTACGGTAACAGGGCAGAAAAGAGAAGATGGCTGGGCCGTAATTCAGGATATTAAAACAAAACAACAAGATCTTTACCGGGTCGATGATAAAGTCCAGGGTGCCACCATTAAATCCATATTACGAAACAAGGTTATTTTAACCGTAAACGGTAAGGATCAAATTTTGGAAGTTGATGCAGAGCCGTCACCCCTTATTGGCAACAAACGCAGGCCTTCCGGTCGACCTTTCAGGCCCCCCCCTCCCCGGCAGGATTACAGGCCGGGCCAGAAGGAGGTCGAGGATATGTTAAATGCGGCATCAAAATCCAATCAATTGTTTAAAACCCGGCCCTATACTAAAGATGGTGAAGCGTCAGGTGTTATGATTTACAGCATCAAAAGAGACTCCGTGGCCCGGCTGTTAGGTCTTCGAAACGGAGACATTATCCAGGCCGTCAACGACGTTGAAATTAAAGATAGTCAAGATTTTGAAGATTTTGAAGACAGTATAGAGGGCCATTCAGATATGACCATTTCTATCCTTAGGCGTGGAAAACCTAAAGAACTGGTTTTCAGTGAACAGGATAGCGCGTATAGCATCAATGATGTTGAACAGTAA
- the yidD gene encoding membrane protein insertion efficiency factor YidD produces the protein MLSSSPKVLWAQDPTEINKPETNPVIKFYQTHISGIDGNRCSMYPSCSQYCAQAIQKHGFGLGWIMACDRMLRCGRDEVRLAPHVRVNERELIFDPVSANDFWWFSPKASAIENNLPKEELYHSNPGRISDLNSDQQQ, from the coding sequence ATGTTAAGTTCCTCACCTAAAGTGCTTTGGGCTCAGGATCCAACGGAAATCAACAAACCTGAAACCAATCCCGTGATTAAATTTTATCAGACGCACATATCAGGCATTGACGGTAACCGTTGCTCCATGTATCCGAGCTGCTCCCAGTATTGTGCCCAGGCCATCCAAAAACACGGATTTGGTCTGGGCTGGATTATGGCCTGCGACCGTATGCTAAGATGCGGCAGGGATGAGGTTCGCCTGGCTCCCCATGTCAGGGTCAATGAGCGCGAATTAATATTTGACCCGGTCAGTGCCAATGATTTCTGGTGGTTTTCACCCAAAGCGTCTGCCATTGAAAACAACTTACCGAAGGAAGAATTGTATCATTCAAATCCCGGCCGGATATCGGATTTGAATTCGGATCAGCAACAATGA
- the ribB gene encoding 3,4-dihydroxy-2-butanone-4-phosphate synthase encodes MNQNPLKQFGNSQQRLQAGLEALRRGSGVLVADDENRENEVDLIFGAHTLKVDQMAMLIRECSGIVCLCLPQAKVSHLDLFPMVKNNTSQYQTAFTISIEAARGVTTGVSARDRLTTIQAAIAEDAVPEDLNCPGHIFPLQAKPGGVLERAGHTEATIDLMTLAGLPPYGVLCELTNPDGTMARLPKAAQFAINNDFKMLTVKDIINYRLREQSAKAS; translated from the coding sequence ATGAATCAGAATCCTTTAAAACAGTTTGGAAATTCCCAGCAGCGGTTACAGGCCGGACTTGAAGCCCTTCGACGGGGCTCGGGCGTTTTGGTGGCCGACGATGAAAACCGGGAAAATGAAGTGGATCTTATTTTTGGGGCACACACCCTTAAAGTGGACCAGATGGCTATGCTCATCAGGGAGTGCAGCGGGATTGTCTGTCTGTGTCTGCCCCAGGCAAAGGTTTCACACTTAGACCTTTTTCCAATGGTAAAAAACAACACAAGCCAATACCAGACTGCATTCACAATATCCATTGAAGCGGCCCGAGGTGTCACCACGGGAGTTTCAGCCCGGGACCGCTTAACAACCATTCAGGCAGCTATTGCCGAAGATGCAGTCCCGGAAGATCTCAATTGCCCCGGCCATATTTTTCCGTTACAGGCAAAACCCGGGGGCGTCCTTGAGCGCGCCGGTCATACCGAGGCCACAATTGATTTAATGACCCTGGCGGGTTTGCCGCCATACGGGGTTTTGTGTGAACTTACAAATCCTGACGGAACCATGGCCAGACTACCTAAAGCGGCACAATTTGCCATAAACAACGATTTTAAAATGCTCACAGTTAAAGATATTATTAATTACAGGCTTAGGGAACAAAGTGCTAAAGCATCATAA